DNA sequence from the Sediminibacillus dalangtanensis genome:
GACGGGATCTCCCCTTGCAGTTTCAGCTCTCTATATAATTAGACCACTAGCTACGTTATTTACTAACTTATGGGGCGGTAGTGTTATTGACCGCGTAAATAAAAAGCACCTAATGGTATGGTTGGACATTATCCAAGGAGTGCTTATTACATGTTTAGTATGTTCGACCAATACATTATGGCTTATTTATTTACTTGTCTTTTTTATTAATATATCGAGCTCCTTATATAATCCAACTTCTGTTAGCTATATAACAAGATTAATTCCCAGAGAACAAAGGCAAAGATTTAATTCCTTAAGAAGTCTACTTGATTCTGGTGCATTTTTACTTGGTCCTGCAATTACAGGAGTACTTTTTTTAGTAGGAACGCCTATCTATGCCATTTTAATTAATGCATTATCTTTTTACTTTTCAGCTATAATCACCTTATTGATGCCTAATGTTGAGAAGAACAATTTATACAATATATCTACTCAACCTTTATCACTAAGGGTAATAAAGGAAGATTTAAAGGTAGTTTTTCAATTTAGTCGTAGTTTTTCATATGTGATGACAGTTTATTTTCTATTTAGCGTTTTCGTGGTCATGCAAACCGCTGTTGATTCACTTGAAGTAGCATTCTCGAAAGAAGTTATTTCTCTTTCAGATGATGAATATGGTTTTCTTGTAAGTATAGCAGGAGCAGGCATTCTAACGGGGTCATTAATCAATGCAATATACACAAATAAATTAGCACTTTCCTTTATTATTGGCATAGGTTCCGTAATGGTATCAGTGGGATACATTATTTTTGCTTTTTCTAATAATTTCCTAATTGCATCTGTCGGAGTGTTTGTCTTAGCATTTTCACTTGCTTTTGCAAATACTGGCTTTTATACCTTCTACCAAAACAATATACCAGTAGAGGTCATTGGTCGGATAGGGAGCCTTTATGGGTTTCTGGAGGCTTTGTTAATCATGGTGGTTACTTCTTTATTCGCCGTTGGAGCTGAATTATTATCTATTAAGTCAGTTGTTGTCTCAGGTGCACTTTTTATGTTGTTGTTAACGGGGGTTTTACTCTTCATCAATTTACGACCATCAAAGAAGAAATACTACAAAGCTGTATCATGAAAAGGAAAATATAATCCCCACATACCTTAACATATGACATACATCGAATGAGAACGATAATTCATCCCATTTTTCAAACCCTAAAATAACAGGCTGCTTGTTTTTTAGAAGAAGAAAAACTACAGAGTCAACTGCTGAACAATGAACGATCCCGCGCATTAAAATCATATTTGTTTATGCTGGTTTTGTGAAAGCATGTACTACGGTTACATTTGTTGATCAAGACAGGACAAAAGCGCAAGCGCCTGTTTAAAGGAGTACAAGCTAGAGCCGCCACGTCCTGTGGCAACGCCTGCATGACCCACATCGTTTGGGCCTCTGACAAGCTTAAGAAGGTGGGCTTAAGACCTCGAGGGGGTAGGCGCTGGAGCTGGACGTGGCTGTTTCAGCCAATAATGATCCACAGGCAGTTAAATTTATCATTTCCTGTAGAGTAGAGAACTGATTTCTAGAGGGTAGCCTTTCGGCTATCTTCTTTACTTTCAGCTCCCCCCTCATCAAACCGTACGTGAAGTTTTCCCTCATACGGCTTTCCGACGTTCTTCTTCCTTTGGCTTTACGGTGTTAACTTGCCAACTTCACTAATAAGTATTTAACTTCTTCCGCAGTATCTTGGAATTTGGTATGTTTTTTCCGTCTATTCCTTTTCTTGTTATTGAACAGATTAAGACGAGTTAATACATACCAGTCGATGCGATTTAACCACTTCTTTCCCATCGGGGATAATTATAGTAGTTCTTAAAACCTTGAAGTCTACGGTTCAATCCTTTCACTAAATCACGAATATCCATATATAATTTATGGCGTGGTTCGGTATATTCCTTGATTTTGGTTCGCATCTTTTTCATGGCCTTCTTTAATGGTACGTGGTTCATGATATAGAATGTACGACCACCTTTCTTACGGATTGGAAATTTCCGGTGATGTAATCCAAGAAAATCAAATCCATCTTTGTCATCCCATATATTCACTAATCTCGATTTCTCCTTGTGAATGGTAAGGTCAAGTTTATTCATAATGGCCTTTATTACTTGCGCACTTTCCAGTGCTTCTTGTTTCCTCTTGCAGATAACCACAAAGTCATCCGCATAACGAATAAGTTTACCTAAATGACTGAACTTCTTTTCCCATAACCTGTCCATTGTATTCAAATAGATGTTCGCGAGAAGTGGCGAGATAACTCCACCTTACGGTGTACCAGTTATAGAGTTTCTAAGCTTCCCTTGTTCCTCCGAAGAGGGGTTTAATTGACGAGGCTGCAAGATTCACTTCATGTTACAACCTGTTAAGTTGCTCGCTCTCCGAAAGGAGTTACTTTGTCACAGGGCTTCAACCTTAGGATTTCTCCACCAGTCGCCTGTCAGCTACTGAGCGTCTTGGCACTTACTCAGACTGGACTTTCACCAGTAAGCAATTAATAGCGCGCTGGGCACGCATTCAAATAAAAAACGCTTGAATATTATCCAAGCGTTTTTTATTGCTGTCTGTACAGTTCTTTATGGTGGTAAACATATTGTGCTTTAGTATGTTGTTTCCCAACTATTTTCAACTTTCTCCACAATATCTGAATAGTTACCATAAAGAGGCAGCTTTTATTATTGCTGTTGAAACTGATATTGTCCTTTAAGAAGCTTCATTACATGAGTGAACATTTCTTCCCGGCTGACCAGTTCATTCGTAAAAATACCTATGGCGCCCTCTTTTTTTCGGACATCCTGTCGCTGAGCATATTCATCCATTACTTCTCCAAGCTCGATACCCTTTTCCAACTGCGCAGCTACTTCTGGCGGGAGAGGAATCCTGGCACCGCTTGCTAGAAAGGTCTTTCCATTCTCACTAATGAGCGCCCCCCAATTGCACAAGTATAGCTCCTCATTTAATTCCATAACTCCGCCCTCAAGGCCAATTCCAATACTGTCGGGATTCATCGAGGCACATTCTCTTGCCCGGTTCACTGCTCCCTCCATTGTTTCTTCATCTGAAAATGGCTGCAGCGAAACCTTGGAAGCTACATCGATTTCAACCACTTCATCCTCTGGAAATACCTTTTTCACAGCTTTGATTTTCGCAGGGTTCATAGAACCTACATAAATTTTCATTAACGGTCATCCTTTTCCAAATCGCAGCGCTGTTTATTTACCAGCTGTTACAGCGACGAACTCAAATTTCAGCCTTGTTCATGAATCTGTTCAACAGCAGCTTTATCCGTTGTTTTAACCAGTTTAACAATTAGTTCTTTTGCTGCTGCATAGTCATCCACATGAATAATGGAAGCGTGCGTATGGATATAGCGTGAACAAATTCCAATCACCGCAGATGGTATTCCCTCATTGGCAATGTGAACTCGGCCAGCATCGGTTCCGCCTTGGGAAATAAAGTACTGATAAGGAATATCGTTAGACTCAGCAGTATCCAGCACAAAATCCCTCATCCCATGATGGGTGATCATGGAGCGGTCAAATATTCGTAAGAGGGCACCTTTCCCAAGTTGTCCGAATTCCTTGTCATCCCCAGACATATCGTTTGCAGGAGAGGCATCAAGCGCATAAAACACATCTGGCTGAATCATGTTTGCCGCAACTTGAGCACCACGCAAACCGACTTCCTCCTGTACAGTCGCACCAGAATATAATTTGTTTGGAAGTTTTTCTCCTTGCAATTCTTTTAATAGCTCGATCGACAGACCACAACCATAACGGTTATCCCAAGCCTTTGCCAATATTTTCTTTTCATTCGCCATTGGAGTGAAAGGTGTGACAGGTACGACCTGCTGGCCAGGCTTCACACCGATCCGTTTAACATCTTCCTTATCATCAGCCCCAATGTCGATTAGCATATTTTTCTGTTCCATCGGCTTTTTGCGTTGTGCTTCCGTTAAATTGTGTGGCGGAATCGAACCGATTACCCCGATAACAGGTCCGTTATCGGTCATTATTTGCACTCGCTGGGCAAGCAATACCTGAGACCACCAGCCGCCAAGCGTTTGAAAACGGATCATTCCGTTTTCCGTGATTTGTGTGACCATAAAACCTACCTCATCCATATGGCCAGCCACCATTACTTTCGGCCCTTCGCCATTCTTGACACCGAACACACCGCCTAGGCGGTCCTGGATAACTTCATCCGCATACGTTTCCAATTGCTGTTTCATAAATTTTCTTACCAAATGTTCATTTCCAGGAGCACCCTGCAATTCCGTCAGTTCCCGGAACAACTGCTTTGTTTCATTATTCATTATGTATTCCCTCCAACTTTTTGTTCCTACGATTATTGTATCTGAACTTTCCCCTCGTTTCCAGATAAAGCCCTTTACCTCAAGAAGAGAACCATGTTGACAGGGCAATTCACTTCATAATATTTTCTATTTTTCACTGTTTCAGGTATACTACAATTAAAATCTTAACCTGAGGTGACTAACTATGAATTGGAAAAGAATCGCAGTCGGCGCTGGAATCGGTGCAGTAGCAGGATATTTTGCTTTACAGCAATACGAAAAACAGCGCAAGGTTACACCCGAGAAAGCTTTGAAATCTGCTAAAGAAGCATTTAAACAGCAGGGTCCAATCAGTGGTTCATGGATTTATATGAAACCTGAGGAAATGGAGAAAAACGGACTTACTTATACCGTTTACCGCGGCGGGATCACCCGAACGGTTGATGGTGAAAGCACACAGTATGAATTTAAAGTGGATGCAGAGACCGGTTCTATTCTGGACGTGTTGCAATCTGCCTAAAAAATACAAAAACAGGACCAGCCATTTGGTCCTGTTTTTTTCATAAGGAAGTTCCAACTTCCGGATAAGGATATCGTTCGCGCTCCACTTGCCCTTCACGATTGCCGTCCTTGTCAAACTTCAGTGCCCGGTAATAAGCATCATGGTAAAAGGTGTACCAAGCATTATGCCCCACCCCGTATTCCATCCATTTTTGTTTCTCGTGAACAGAAGTTACCGGATAATCATCATATGCGAGGGCCCAAAGCTTATTCTGATGGGCGTGCGTCGGCATCAAATCAGCCATATGGATGAACATGTCCTCTCCATCTTTAAATAGTAGAATCGAATGGCCATCACTATGTCCTCCAGTATGAATCATTTCCAGACCCGGTGCTATTGTCAACTGTTGTTCAAAGCCGACAAATTGGTTCTCGATTGGCTGCCAATTGTCTGTCCAATAGGTGTTTACAGAACGGATATTAGGATTTCTCATTTCCTCCCACTCCGTTTGATTTACATATATCGGCGTATCAGGAAAAACAGCTGTTAACCTATTGTCCTGCCACTTTGTCAGCCCGCAGGCATGGTCAAAATGTAAGTGCGTCATCAAAACTGCGTCGATATCGGCGACAGACAATCCCAGTTCCCGTAGCGAACTCTCCACACTGGACTGTTCCGCCACCCCGAAATTACGAATTTGCTTATCTGTCAATTTCCCGTTGCCAATACCGGAATCAATCAAGTAACGTTTGCCATCCAATTCAAGCAATATGGGATCTGTTCTTAATTCGATTTGATTCTTTTCGTTACAAGGGTACTTTTTACTCCATAACGCTTTCGGAACCACCCCAAACATGGCTCCGCCATCCAAGTGATTGACGCCCCCGTTCAGCCAAGTCAGCGTCGCTCTCCCAATTGTCAACGACTCCATTTGCTCTCCCACTCCCCTTTTTCTTATGAAGAAAAATATACTTTACAGCGATAAATCGGTTGCCCTTTTCCAGAAAACTTTTCCTCATATTCTGTCTGGACGTTTTCCGGATCATGATAACCATGCAAATCCAATAGTACTTCATCGAGAACCATCCCGAATTTAGAAAAACTGACCAAAGAATATTCAAATAGTTTACGGTTGTCCGTCTTTAAAACGATTTCTCCATCCGCCTTCAGAATTCCTTTATATTGCTGTAAAAAAGTGTGGTAAGTAAGCCTTCTTTTTTCATGTTTTGTTTTTGGCCAAGGGTCTGAAAAATTCAAATAAATTTTATCCACTTCATTTTCCGCAAACAAATCGCGTAAATCCTTTGCATTTTCATTCAACAGTCTTGCATTCTCGACTTCCGCTTGCTTCACTTTCTCTACGGCGCTGACAATAATGCTTTTTGCCCTTTCCATTCCGATAAAGTTGATTTCACTGTGTTGAGTGGCCATACCTGCGATGAACTGGCCCTTGCCGGTACCGATTTCTATATGAAGTGGCTGGTCTTCGGAAAACAGAGAATTCCATTTTCCTTTCAGCTCAAATGGATTTTGAACCACTATATCATCATTTTCTTTTAAATAATCATCTGCCCATGGCTTATGTCTTAAACGCAATGTCGTAACCCCTCTCTTTTTATACCGTATAAACCTTACCATTATTTCAACAAAAACGAAAGATTATCGCAAATTTTGCGTATATGTAAGAAAACCTAACCAAAAAAGGCTATATATCATCGTTGAAGAGATAAATTTTTCTGAGGGATCCTGAGCCGTTTATATCAATTCTCAACAAGTCAAATAGACATTGGAGTGGCAACGCTTTCAAGGGTATGATGATAGACGTGCGAGATGAATCGGACGAACAGGAGTGAATACCATTGAAACTATTTACCACAACGATTGAAACGATTGTGCTGGCTGTATTTTCCGTCATGTTTGCTGGATATGCACTATTTATTTACCCTTTCGAAAAACTGAACGAAAAAGCAAACAGGGAAGTCAAAGCCAAGCAAGTGAAATATTCCCCGCAAATAAACAAAGCCTGAATCCCGTATTTAGGTAACTGGTTGATTATTTATTACGATAGATTGATCGGTGCCGAACGGTGGAGTTTTTGCAAATGTGTTTCCTTAGAAAAATCGCAAACCGCTTCACACCATTTATTCTAGCGCAATTATTATTAGGTGAGAAAAAGGACAGGGCTCCCAAAAAATTGGGAGCCCTGTCCTTTTTCGTTATGCATAATATAAGAATTACCGAGAAATAATAGCAGTAAAAGGGGGAATTGCAATGACCAAAAATGTCCAAAATCAACTTGACTTGCTTTACGATATCCTAAGCGAGCATTCCGAGGAATGCTGCGGTAGTGTAGCCGAATGCCAGCAAATTCAACGACTGGTCAAATCAATGATAGCGGAAGAGTCTGTTACTGATTCCGTTTTGCAAAGGCATCTGCCTGCCATTTATGATTACAGCAGACAGGGGGAACTCGTCCAAAATTTAGATGACCATATTGAAAGCAACCGTGAAAATTTGCAGCAATGGGTAAACGCCATCAACCCGCCGACTATTGGTTGACACGCTTAAGCAAACGCTCCAGCTCCTGCAGACGCTGGTCAGCTTTTTTTATTTCCCCGCGATCTTTGTGCCATAAAATGTAGCTAACGGACTGTGCAATCAAATACCAATACATTCTTTCAATCAACCGGTTATCCCGTGCCGCTCCATAACGGGATAACCAGTCATCCCAATCATGTTCAGGGATATACCAGTATAAAATCATCCCTATGTCCATAGCAGGGTCTGCCACTTT
Encoded proteins:
- a CDS encoding YtzH-like family protein — encoded protein: MTKNVQNQLDLLYDILSEHSEECCGSVAECQQIQRLVKSMIAEESVTDSVLQRHLPAIYDYSRQGELVQNLDDHIESNRENLQQWVNAINPPTIG
- a CDS encoding PepSY domain-containing protein, coding for MNWKRIAVGAGIGAVAGYFALQQYEKQRKVTPEKALKSAKEAFKQQGPISGSWIYMKPEEMEKNGLTYTVYRGGITRTVDGESTQYEFKVDAETGSILDVLQSA
- a CDS encoding YtnP family quorum-quenching lactonase → MESLTIGRATLTWLNGGVNHLDGGAMFGVVPKALWSKKYPCNEKNQIELRTDPILLELDGKRYLIDSGIGNGKLTDKQIRNFGVAEQSSVESSLRELGLSVADIDAVLMTHLHFDHACGLTKWQDNRLTAVFPDTPIYVNQTEWEEMRNPNIRSVNTYWTDNWQPIENQFVGFEQQLTIAPGLEMIHTGGHSDGHSILLFKDGEDMFIHMADLMPTHAHQNKLWALAYDDYPVTSVHEKQKWMEYGVGHNAWYTFYHDAYYRALKFDKDGNREGQVERERYPYPEVGTSL
- the trmB gene encoding tRNA (guanosine(46)-N7)-methyltransferase TrmB, whose protein sequence is MRLRHKPWADDYLKENDDIVVQNPFELKGKWNSLFSEDQPLHIEIGTGKGQFIAGMATQHSEINFIGMERAKSIIVSAVEKVKQAEVENARLLNENAKDLRDLFAENEVDKIYLNFSDPWPKTKHEKRRLTYHTFLQQYKGILKADGEIVLKTDNRKLFEYSLVSFSKFGMVLDEVLLDLHGYHDPENVQTEYEEKFSGKGQPIYRCKVYFSS
- a CDS encoding group II intron maturase-specific domain-containing protein, with the protein product MNIWDDKDGFDFLGLHHRKFPIRKKGGRTFYIMNHVPLKKAMKKMRTKIKEYTEPRHKLYMDIRDLVKGLNRRLQGFKNYYNYPRWERSG
- a CDS encoding M42 family metallopeptidase, with product MNNETKQLFRELTELQGAPGNEHLVRKFMKQQLETYADEVIQDRLGGVFGVKNGEGPKVMVAGHMDEVGFMVTQITENGMIRFQTLGGWWSQVLLAQRVQIMTDNGPVIGVIGSIPPHNLTEAQRKKPMEQKNMLIDIGADDKEDVKRIGVKPGQQVVPVTPFTPMANEKKILAKAWDNRYGCGLSIELLKELQGEKLPNKLYSGATVQEEVGLRGAQVAANMIQPDVFYALDASPANDMSGDDKEFGQLGKGALLRIFDRSMITHHGMRDFVLDTAESNDIPYQYFISQGGTDAGRVHIANEGIPSAVIGICSRYIHTHASIIHVDDYAAAKELIVKLVKTTDKAAVEQIHEQG
- a CDS encoding DUF84 family protein; this translates as MKIYVGSMNPAKIKAVKKVFPEDEVVEIDVASKVSLQPFSDEETMEGAVNRARECASMNPDSIGIGLEGGVMELNEELYLCNWGALISENGKTFLASGARIPLPPEVAAQLEKGIELGEVMDEYAQRQDVRKKEGAIGIFTNELVSREEMFTHVMKLLKGQYQFQQQ
- a CDS encoding MFS transporter gives rise to the protein MNFRKIVDYWKYPSILLFGIGVSTIGTWIYFLTLNVIVFNMTGSPLAVSALYIIRPLATLFTNLWGGSVIDRVNKKHLMVWLDIIQGVLITCLVCSTNTLWLIYLLVFFINISSSLYNPTSVSYITRLIPREQRQRFNSLRSLLDSGAFLLGPAITGVLFLVGTPIYAILINALSFYFSAIITLLMPNVEKNNLYNISTQPLSLRVIKEDLKVVFQFSRSFSYVMTVYFLFSVFVVMQTAVDSLEVAFSKEVISLSDDEYGFLVSIAGAGILTGSLINAIYTNKLALSFIIGIGSVMVSVGYIIFAFSNNFLIASVGVFVLAFSLAFANTGFYTFYQNNIPVEVIGRIGSLYGFLEALLIMVVTSLFAVGAELLSIKSVVVSGALFMLLLTGVLLFINLRPSKKKYYKAVS